In one window of Zingiber officinale cultivar Zhangliang chromosome 11A, Zo_v1.1, whole genome shotgun sequence DNA:
- the LOC122031768 gene encoding EPIDERMAL PATTERNING FACTOR-like protein 1 produces MTSSLHSHGFLILTLLSLLLVLPPPASFLDDSLLTSSSQGMLADQEKVPLGSAPPNCRNRCNRCSPCTAVQDPAPPSGLRPGNSGCSLSVNQYSNYKPLEWKCRCGDRLYNP; encoded by the exons ATGACAAGTTCACTTCACAGCCACGGCTTCCTAATTCTCACACTGCTGAGTCTTCTTCTTGTGCTTCCCCCGCCGGCCTCCTTCCTCGATGATTCGCTGCTGACTTCTTCTTCTCAG GGAATGCTGGCGGATCAAGAAAAGGTTCCTCTGGGGTCTGCGCCGCCCAACTGCCGCAACCGGTGCAACCGCTGCTCGCCATGCACGGCGGTGCAGGATCCGGCGCCGCCTTCCGGGTTACGACCGGGGAACAGTGGCTGCTCGTTGTCTGTGAACCAGTACTCTAATTACAAGCCGTTGGAGTGGAAGTGCAGGTGTGGCGATCGCCTGTACAACCCTTGA